From a single Miscanthus floridulus cultivar M001 chromosome 8, ASM1932011v1, whole genome shotgun sequence genomic region:
- the LOC136477116 gene encoding mediator of RNA polymerase II transcription subunit 15a-like isoform X1 — protein MDGAANWRPTQGADPAAVAAAGGVDPNAAAPAGSDWRTQLQPEARHRIVNKIMETLKKHLPVSIPEGLTELHKIAVRFEEKIYTAATNQSDYLRKISLRMLSMESQTKTQQNPGNAQVIPNQNPPGPAPGLPPQGSNPAQSSAIPLMSQQQTRQPNASTSVQGSLPSLGQNLSSVSQTSTLQNLSGMPQNTMNNGLAQGTPQDMYAAQRQMAGRQQQQQQQQQAHNQLIYQQQKLLMNQKLQQNSLMQPHIQQQQTLLQSTQMQSSQQPMMQMSSGLQPGQTTIPQTQSMAMQSATQSGIQQNPLNSVQQSVQSLLQQPTQSVVRQQQHAQSMHQQPSLQQTQPIQQPNIPLQQQPQQLMGQQSNLQQNQLMNQQSGAVEMQQQQRLPVQSNNLLNMQQTQQMMNQQSMPLHQAQQLANQGNMSSLHQQQQQNLQQQQQLLGTAPNVRMHMLQQQKPIQQPQQQQHAQQTSMGLMQPQSQQNQLQQPQQHMMSQFQSQPNQVQQQLGMQQRLQTSAGMLLQQNNIDQQKQYVQPQRGLQEAPSTSVDSTAQTGHPGAGDLQEELYQMIKSLKDQYFAELNDLYNKISMKIQHIDNHMPAQMSAEQYEKMKGFKLMLERTLHFLQVNKSSIQPAFREKIPVYERQILSILSSQRRKPVQAPGQQTFQQSGGQAPSSNISQQHQTSQGLQQHDSHTNQMPQASLPSMNTGVQSSGAPGIQHVPAPQATNFGVPTTQQNVTNAPQAGSNLENAQGNNFNPVQHGSMGTALQQGSTGPMQGASNAQQQSSSNMISNNAMSTMQTNTNAMQANANSLQQLKQQHQEHQMMQCQQMKQRQQMMQQIQQKQMLQQQLPIQQLQKQQQQGQMPVPQLHSGNDVNELKVRQGAAIKSGMYQQLSQRNYYHQQIKQGGVFPISSPQNLQASSPQISHHSPQVDQHSLLQSQVKTGTPLHSANSPFVPSPSPPVAPSPMPVDSDKPLSNLSSLTSAGQAGHQQTSLAPQTQSIAVNTPGISASPLLAEFTSADGSQVNLPTQVPTKSAAERPLDRLLKALRTTQRESLSAAVSDIGSVVSMIDRIAGSAPGNGSRAAVGEDLVAMTKCRLQARNFITHDGSGASKKMKRDTSAMPLNVSSAGSVNDSLKQSYSVGTPELQSTATSRVKWQRAEVNHALMEEIQEINQQLIDTELHVSEDDAECFITSEGGEGTVIRCTFTAVAVSPSLKSMFASAQMSPILPLRLLVPASYPKCSPVLLDKFPDEQCNSDDLSTKAKSKFSVLLRGLAEPMSLREIARTWDACARKVIA, from the exons CACCTGGCCTTCCTCCACAAGGTAGTAATCCAGCACAGTCATCAGCTATCCCGTTGATGTCTCAGCAACAGACACGGCAGCCAAATGCTTCTACATCTGTTCAAGGTTCGCTTCCTAGTCTTGGTCAGAACTTGTCGAGTGTCAGCCAGACATCGACGCTGCAGAATCTGTCTGGCATGCCACAAAATACCATGAACAATGGTTTAGCACAAGGTACTCCACAAGATATGTATGCTGCACAAAGACAAATGGCAggtaggcagcagcagcagcaacaacaacaacaagcacataaTCAGTTAATTTATCAACAGCAGAAATTGTTGATGAACCAGAAATTGCAGCAGAATTCACTTATGCAACCGCACATTCAGCAGCAGCAAACTTTGTTGCAGTCAACACAGATGCAATCTTCACAGCAGCCCATGATGCAAATGTCATCCGGCCTTCAGCCTGGGCAGACCACCATTCCACAAACTCAGTCCATGGCGATGCAGTCAGCTACACAGAGTGGCATTCAACAGAATCCATTGAATTCAGTACAACAATCTGTGCAATCATTACTCCAGCAGCCTACACAATCTGTAGTGAGGCAGCAACAACATGCACAGTCCATGCACCAGCAGCCTTCTCTGCAGCAAACTCAGCCAATACAACAGCCCAACATTCCTTTGCAACAGCAGCCACAACAATTAATGGGGCAGCAGTCAAATTTACAGCAAAATCAGTTAATGAATCAGCAGAGTGGTGCTGTGGAGATGCAACAGCAACAAAGGCTACCAGTTCAGTCAAATAATCTTTTGAATATGCAGCAAACACAGCAGATGATGAACCAGCAATCTATGCCCTTGCACCAGGCACAACAATTGGCGAACCAGGGAAATATGTCAAGTCTACATCAACAGCAGCAGCAAaatctgcagcagcagcagcagcttcttggaACCGCGCCAAATGTCCGTATGCATATGTTACAGCAGCAAAAGCCAATTCAGCAACCACAGCAGCAACAGCATGCTCAGCAGACATCAATGGGTTTGATGCAACCTCAGTCTCAGCAGAACCAGCTTCAGCAACCTCAGCAACATATGATGTCGCAGTTCCAGTCTCAGCCTAATCAAGTGCAGCAACAATTGGGAATGCAACAAAGGCTCCAAACTTCAGCTGGCATGCTCTTGCAACAAAATAATATTGATCAACAAAAGCAATACGTTCAGCCACAGAGGGGCCTCCAAGAAGCACCCAGTA CATCTGTGGATTCCACTGCTCAAACTGGTCATCCAGGCGCAGGTGATTTGCAAGAGGAGTTATATCAAATG ATTAAGAGTTTAAAGGACCAATACTTTGCGGAATTGAATGATTTGTACAATAAGATATCCATGAAGATACAACATATTGACAACCACATGCCTGCTCAAATGTCAGCAGAGCAGTATGAAAAGATGAAGGGCTTTAAATTAATGTTGGAGCGCACATTGCATTTCCTGCAAGTTAACAAGAGCAGCATTCAGCCAGCTTTTAGGGAAAAAATCCCTGTTTACGAGAGGCAAATTCTCAGTATCCTAAGTTCACAAAGAAGGAAGCCTGTGCAGGCACCTGGACAGCAAACATTTCAGCAATCTGGTGGGCAAGCTCCTAGCTCTAACATTTCACAGCAACATCAGACTTCCCAAGGTTTGCAGCAGCATGATAGTCATACTAATCAGATGCCTCAAGCAAGTTTACCAAGTATGAACACAGGAGTACAGAGCTCTGGAGCACCTGGCATTCAGCACGTACCTGCGCCTCAAGCAACAAACTTTGGTGTTCCAACAACACAGCAAAATGTCACAAATGCACCGCAGGCTGGTTCTAATCTGGAGAATGCTCAGGGAAACAATTTTAATCCTGTGCAGCATGGTTCTATGGGTACTGCGTTGCAACAGGGAAGCACTGGTCCCATGCAGGGTGCATCGAATGCACAGCAGCAGTCCAGTAGTAACATGATATCCAACAATGCAATGAGTACAATGCAGACTAATACcaatgccatgcaagcaaatgcgAATTCATTGCAGCAGCTAAAGCAGCAACATCAGGAGCATCAGATGATGCAGTGTCAGCAAATGAAGCAGCGTCAGCAGATGATGCAACAGATACAGCAAAAGCAAATGCTTCAACAGCAGCTCCCAATACAGCAACTACAGAAACAACAGCAGCAAGGGCAGATGCCGGTTCCACAGCTTCATTCTGGAAATGATGTGAATGAGCTAAAGGTTAGGCAAGGAGCTGCAATCAAATCTGGAATGTATCAACAGCTGAGCCAGCGTAACTATTATCATCAGCAGATAAAACAGGGTGGTGTCTTTCCAATTTCTTCTCCGCAAAACCTCCAAGCATCGTCCCCACAAATTTCACACCATTCTCCTCAGGTTGATCAGCACAGTCTGTTGCAATCTCAAGTGAAGACCGGGACACCATTGCATTCAGCTAACTCACCATTTGTCCCATCTCCATCCCCTCCTGTTGCCCCATCACCGATGCCAGTGGATTCAGATAAACCACTCTCCAACTTATCTTCGCTCACTAGTGCTGGGCAGGCTGGACATCAGCAAACATCCCTTGCACCTCAGACACAATCTATAGCCGTTAACACACCAGGTATATCAGCGTCACCCTTGCTTGCAGAATTCACAAGTGCTGATGGAAGTCAGGTTAACCTACCAACTCAAGTTCCAACCAAATCAGCAGCAGAAAGGCCTCTCGATCGCTTGCTTAAAGCA TTGCGAACAACACAGCGCGAGTCCCTTAGTGCTGCAGTTAGCGATATTGGATCTGTCGTGAGTATGATTGACAGGATTGCTGGATCAGCGCCTGGTAATGGTTCTAGAGCTGCTGTGGGTGAAGATCTTGTCGCTATGACAAAGTGCCGCTTGCAAGCCAGGAACTTCATAACTCATGACGGGAGTGGTGCATCAAAGAAAATGAAGCGGGAcactagtgctatgcctcttaaTGTGTCATCGGCTGGAAGCGTGAATGATAGCTTGAAGCAATCATATAGTGTTGGCACTCCAGAGCTACAATCAACTGCAACCTCACGTGTCAAGTGGCAAAGGGCTGAG gtaaaccatgctctgatggaGGAGATTCAGGAGATAAACCAGCAGCTTATAGATACAGAGCTCCATGTCTCTGAGGATGATGCCGAGTGCTTCATTACATCTGAGGGGGGCGAAGGGACAGTCATTAGATGCACATTCACTGCTGTTGCTGTTAGCCCCAGCTTGAAATCCATGTTTGCTTCAGCACAGATG AGTCCGATTTTGCCGTTGAGGTTGCTTGTTCCTGCTAGCTACCCAAAATGCTCCCCGGTGCTCCTGGACAAGTTTCCTGATGAACAATG TAACTCAGACGACCTGTCTACGAAGGCTAAGTCAAAGTTCAGTGTATTGCTCCGGGGTCTAGCTGAGCCCATGTCACTGCGAGAAATCGCAAGAACATGGGATGCTTGCGCCCGCAAAGTGATCGCATAG
- the LOC136477116 gene encoding mediator of RNA polymerase II transcription subunit 15a-like isoform X2 yields MDGAANWRPTQGADPAAVAAAGGVDPNAAAPAGSDWRTQLQPEARHRIVNKIMETLKKHLPVSIPEGLTELHKIAVRFEEKIYTAATNQSDYLRKISLRMLSMESQTKTQQNPGNAQVIPNQNPPGPAPGLPPQGSNPAQSSAIPLMSQQQTRQPNASTSVQGSLPSLGQNLSSVSQTSTLQNLSGMPQNTMNNGLAQGTPQDMYAAQRQMAGRQQQQQQQQQAHNQLIYQQQKLLMNQKLQQNSLMQPHIQQQQTLLQSTQMQSSQQPMMQMSSGLQPGQTTIPQTQSMAMQSATQSGIQQNPLNSVQQSVQSLLQQPTQSVVRQQQHAQSMHQQPSLQQTQPIQQPNIPLQQQPQQLMGQQSNLQQNQLMNQQSGAVEMQQQQRLPVQSNNLLNMQQTQQMMNQQSMPLHQAQQLANQGNMSSLHQQQQQNLQQQQQLLGTAPNVRMHMLQQQKPIQQPQQQQHAQQTSMGLMQPQSQQNQLQQPQQHMMSQFQSQPNQVQQQLGMQQRLQTSAGMLLQQNNIDQQKQYVQPQRGLQEAPSTSVDSTAQTGHPGAGDLQEELYQMIKSLKDQYFAELNDLYNKISMKIQHIDNHMPAQMSAEQYEKMKGFKLMLERTLHFLQVNKSSIQPAFREKIPVYERQILSILSSQRRKPVQAPGQQTFQQSGGQAPSSNISQQHQTSQGLQQHDSHTNQMPQASLPSMNTGVQSSGAPGIQHVPAPQATNFGVPTTQQNVTNAPQAGSNLENAQGNNFNPVQHGSMGTALQQGSTGPMQGASNAQQQSSSNMISNNAMSTMQTNTNAMQANANSLQQLKQQHQEHQMMQCQQMKQRQQMMQQIQQKQMLQQQLPIQQLQKQQQQGQMPVPQLHSGNDVNELKVRQGAAIKSGMYQQLSQRNYYHQQIKQGGVFPISSPQNLQASSPQISHHSPQVDQHSLLQSQVKTGTPLHSANSPFVPSPSPPVAPSPMPVDSDKPLSNLSSLTSAGQAGHQQTSLAPQTQSIAVNTPGISASPLLAEFTSADGSQVNLPTQVPTKSAAERPLDRLLKALRTTQRESLSAAVSDIGSVVSMIDRIAGSAPGNGSRAAVGEDLVAMTKCRLQARNFITHDGSGASKKMKRDTSAMPLNVSSAGSVNDSLKQSYSVGTPELQSTATSRVKWQRAEVNHALMEEIQEINQQLIDTELHVSEDDAECFITSEGGEGTVIRCTFTAVAVSPSLKSMFASAQMSPILPLRLLVPASYPKCSPVLLDKFPDEQCSNSDDLSTKAKSKFSVLLRGLAEPMSLREIARTWDACARKVIA; encoded by the exons CACCTGGCCTTCCTCCACAAGGTAGTAATCCAGCACAGTCATCAGCTATCCCGTTGATGTCTCAGCAACAGACACGGCAGCCAAATGCTTCTACATCTGTTCAAGGTTCGCTTCCTAGTCTTGGTCAGAACTTGTCGAGTGTCAGCCAGACATCGACGCTGCAGAATCTGTCTGGCATGCCACAAAATACCATGAACAATGGTTTAGCACAAGGTACTCCACAAGATATGTATGCTGCACAAAGACAAATGGCAggtaggcagcagcagcagcaacaacaacaacaagcacataaTCAGTTAATTTATCAACAGCAGAAATTGTTGATGAACCAGAAATTGCAGCAGAATTCACTTATGCAACCGCACATTCAGCAGCAGCAAACTTTGTTGCAGTCAACACAGATGCAATCTTCACAGCAGCCCATGATGCAAATGTCATCCGGCCTTCAGCCTGGGCAGACCACCATTCCACAAACTCAGTCCATGGCGATGCAGTCAGCTACACAGAGTGGCATTCAACAGAATCCATTGAATTCAGTACAACAATCTGTGCAATCATTACTCCAGCAGCCTACACAATCTGTAGTGAGGCAGCAACAACATGCACAGTCCATGCACCAGCAGCCTTCTCTGCAGCAAACTCAGCCAATACAACAGCCCAACATTCCTTTGCAACAGCAGCCACAACAATTAATGGGGCAGCAGTCAAATTTACAGCAAAATCAGTTAATGAATCAGCAGAGTGGTGCTGTGGAGATGCAACAGCAACAAAGGCTACCAGTTCAGTCAAATAATCTTTTGAATATGCAGCAAACACAGCAGATGATGAACCAGCAATCTATGCCCTTGCACCAGGCACAACAATTGGCGAACCAGGGAAATATGTCAAGTCTACATCAACAGCAGCAGCAAaatctgcagcagcagcagcagcttcttggaACCGCGCCAAATGTCCGTATGCATATGTTACAGCAGCAAAAGCCAATTCAGCAACCACAGCAGCAACAGCATGCTCAGCAGACATCAATGGGTTTGATGCAACCTCAGTCTCAGCAGAACCAGCTTCAGCAACCTCAGCAACATATGATGTCGCAGTTCCAGTCTCAGCCTAATCAAGTGCAGCAACAATTGGGAATGCAACAAAGGCTCCAAACTTCAGCTGGCATGCTCTTGCAACAAAATAATATTGATCAACAAAAGCAATACGTTCAGCCACAGAGGGGCCTCCAAGAAGCACCCAGTA CATCTGTGGATTCCACTGCTCAAACTGGTCATCCAGGCGCAGGTGATTTGCAAGAGGAGTTATATCAAATG ATTAAGAGTTTAAAGGACCAATACTTTGCGGAATTGAATGATTTGTACAATAAGATATCCATGAAGATACAACATATTGACAACCACATGCCTGCTCAAATGTCAGCAGAGCAGTATGAAAAGATGAAGGGCTTTAAATTAATGTTGGAGCGCACATTGCATTTCCTGCAAGTTAACAAGAGCAGCATTCAGCCAGCTTTTAGGGAAAAAATCCCTGTTTACGAGAGGCAAATTCTCAGTATCCTAAGTTCACAAAGAAGGAAGCCTGTGCAGGCACCTGGACAGCAAACATTTCAGCAATCTGGTGGGCAAGCTCCTAGCTCTAACATTTCACAGCAACATCAGACTTCCCAAGGTTTGCAGCAGCATGATAGTCATACTAATCAGATGCCTCAAGCAAGTTTACCAAGTATGAACACAGGAGTACAGAGCTCTGGAGCACCTGGCATTCAGCACGTACCTGCGCCTCAAGCAACAAACTTTGGTGTTCCAACAACACAGCAAAATGTCACAAATGCACCGCAGGCTGGTTCTAATCTGGAGAATGCTCAGGGAAACAATTTTAATCCTGTGCAGCATGGTTCTATGGGTACTGCGTTGCAACAGGGAAGCACTGGTCCCATGCAGGGTGCATCGAATGCACAGCAGCAGTCCAGTAGTAACATGATATCCAACAATGCAATGAGTACAATGCAGACTAATACcaatgccatgcaagcaaatgcgAATTCATTGCAGCAGCTAAAGCAGCAACATCAGGAGCATCAGATGATGCAGTGTCAGCAAATGAAGCAGCGTCAGCAGATGATGCAACAGATACAGCAAAAGCAAATGCTTCAACAGCAGCTCCCAATACAGCAACTACAGAAACAACAGCAGCAAGGGCAGATGCCGGTTCCACAGCTTCATTCTGGAAATGATGTGAATGAGCTAAAGGTTAGGCAAGGAGCTGCAATCAAATCTGGAATGTATCAACAGCTGAGCCAGCGTAACTATTATCATCAGCAGATAAAACAGGGTGGTGTCTTTCCAATTTCTTCTCCGCAAAACCTCCAAGCATCGTCCCCACAAATTTCACACCATTCTCCTCAGGTTGATCAGCACAGTCTGTTGCAATCTCAAGTGAAGACCGGGACACCATTGCATTCAGCTAACTCACCATTTGTCCCATCTCCATCCCCTCCTGTTGCCCCATCACCGATGCCAGTGGATTCAGATAAACCACTCTCCAACTTATCTTCGCTCACTAGTGCTGGGCAGGCTGGACATCAGCAAACATCCCTTGCACCTCAGACACAATCTATAGCCGTTAACACACCAGGTATATCAGCGTCACCCTTGCTTGCAGAATTCACAAGTGCTGATGGAAGTCAGGTTAACCTACCAACTCAAGTTCCAACCAAATCAGCAGCAGAAAGGCCTCTCGATCGCTTGCTTAAAGCA TTGCGAACAACACAGCGCGAGTCCCTTAGTGCTGCAGTTAGCGATATTGGATCTGTCGTGAGTATGATTGACAGGATTGCTGGATCAGCGCCTGGTAATGGTTCTAGAGCTGCTGTGGGTGAAGATCTTGTCGCTATGACAAAGTGCCGCTTGCAAGCCAGGAACTTCATAACTCATGACGGGAGTGGTGCATCAAAGAAAATGAAGCGGGAcactagtgctatgcctcttaaTGTGTCATCGGCTGGAAGCGTGAATGATAGCTTGAAGCAATCATATAGTGTTGGCACTCCAGAGCTACAATCAACTGCAACCTCACGTGTCAAGTGGCAAAGGGCTGAG gtaaaccatgctctgatggaGGAGATTCAGGAGATAAACCAGCAGCTTATAGATACAGAGCTCCATGTCTCTGAGGATGATGCCGAGTGCTTCATTACATCTGAGGGGGGCGAAGGGACAGTCATTAGATGCACATTCACTGCTGTTGCTGTTAGCCCCAGCTTGAAATCCATGTTTGCTTCAGCACAGATG AGTCCGATTTTGCCGTTGAGGTTGCTTGTTCCTGCTAGCTACCCAAAATGCTCCCCGGTGCTCCTGGACAAGTTTCCTGATGAACAATG CAGTAACTCAGACGACCTGTCTACGAAGGCTAAGTCAAAGTTCAGTGTATTGCTCCGGGGTCTAGCTGAGCCCATGTCACTGCGAGAAATCGCAAGAACATGGGATGCTTGCGCCCGCAAAGTGATCGCATAG